In the genome of Misgurnus anguillicaudatus unplaced genomic scaffold, ASM2758022v2 HiC_scaffold_27, whole genome shotgun sequence, one region contains:
- the LOC141362462 gene encoding stabilizer of axonemal microtubules 4-like isoform X2, translating to MSYDDPPAVVVMVKTDRRKRGGVVWHGHARRDDSQCLLAMVGFLGTSRPTGRLTNIGLDHYCTSYRHSYGKEFFQPCLGHHSGTGYCANHRPVLYYSSSLDHYDNPQFGLSLSDSFEPQSKRHYRRMVLPVGKEALSCSGTKLRESGYLQLDSQPRARNVSWKSENKKSYNPHHLRVSVGRREESGYTEGINLQPNTFLPYHIKMDDARRIQESVTRSDFLPKVFPQCSEALPKLSSRALRDTGFTRDTQKPLTTSVSAQGNSNESNRHKTRSPLVRWSIGPMSSSGFILNTPNITSLSHTSVDPQHFLTHYQSKFCDGSSVKHQRGEWMKGGVQMHRESGYSGRDRNRFDHILDS from the exons ATGTCATATGATGACCCCCCTGCGGTTGTTGTCATGGTAAAGACCGACAGAAGAAAGCGCGGGGGTGTGGTTTGGCACGGGCACGCGCGGAGGGACGACAGCCAG TGCTTGTTAGCGATGGTTGGATTTTTGGGAACAAGCAGACCAACAGGCCGCTTGACCAACATAGGTCTTGACCATTACTGTACCTCATACAGACACTCATATG GTAAGGAGTTTTTCCAGCCGTGTCTGGGTCATCATTCTGGGACGGGTTATTGTGCAAACCACCGACCCGTCCTTTACTACAGTTCCAGCCTGGACCACTATGACAATCCACAGTTTGG CCTTTCTCTGTCAGACAGCTTTGAGCCCCAATCTAAGCGTCATTACCGGCGTATGGTTCTTCCCGTTGGGAAAGAGGCTCTGTCCTGCTCCGGGACCAAACTCAGAGAGAGTGGATATTTACAGCTTGACTCTCAGCCAAGAGCG AGAAATGTGTCCTGGAAGTCAGAGAATAAAAAATCATACAATCCTCACCATCTCAGAGTTTCAG TTGGACGCAGAGAAGAAAGTGGCTACACCGAGGGAATCAATCTACAGCCAAACACTTTCCTACCTTATCACATTAAGATG GACGACGCTCGTAGGATTCAGGAAAGTGTGACGAGGAGTGACTTTCTGCCCAAAGTTTTCCCACAG tgcaGTGAAGCTTTACCAAAACTTTCTTCCCGTGCACTTCGAGACACTGGATTTACAAGAGACACACAGAAACCTCTGACCACTTCA GTGTCTGCGCAGGGTAACTCCAATGAGTCAAATAGACACAAGACCAGATCTCCTTTAGTAAGATGGTCTATTGGACCAATG TCCTCATCTGGATTCATCCTGAATACTCCTAACATCACAAGTCTTTCACACACATCAGTCGACCCTCAACACTTTCTTACGCATTACCAAAGCAA GTTTTGTGATGGATCATCAGTAAAGCATCAAAGAGGAGAATGGATGAAAGGAGGCGTACAGATGCACAGAGAGAGCGGTTACAGCGGACGAGACCGCAACAG GTTTGATCACATCCTAGATTCTTAA
- the LOC141362462 gene encoding stabilizer of axonemal microtubules 4-like isoform X1, with translation MSYDDPPAVVVMVKTDRRKRGGVVWHGHARRDDSQCLLAMVGFLGTSRPTGRLTNIGLDHYCTSYRHSYGNEIVIHCCPGKEFFQPCLGHHSGTGYCANHRPVLYYSSSLDHYDNPQFGLSLSDSFEPQSKRHYRRMVLPVGKEALSCSGTKLRESGYLQLDSQPRARNVSWKSENKKSYNPHHLRVSVGRREESGYTEGINLQPNTFLPYHIKMDDARRIQESVTRSDFLPKVFPQCSEALPKLSSRALRDTGFTRDTQKPLTTSVSAQGNSNESNRHKTRSPLVRWSIGPMSSSGFILNTPNITSLSHTSVDPQHFLTHYQSKFCDGSSVKHQRGEWMKGGVQMHRESGYSGRDRNRFDHILDS, from the exons ATGTCATATGATGACCCCCCTGCGGTTGTTGTCATGGTAAAGACCGACAGAAGAAAGCGCGGGGGTGTGGTTTGGCACGGGCACGCGCGGAGGGACGACAGCCAG TGCTTGTTAGCGATGGTTGGATTTTTGGGAACAAGCAGACCAACAGGCCGCTTGACCAACATAGGTCTTGACCATTACTGTACCTCATACAGACACTCATATG GAAATGAGATTGTCATCCATTGTTGTCCAGGTAAGGAGTTTTTCCAGCCGTGTCTGGGTCATCATTCTGGGACGGGTTATTGTGCAAACCACCGACCCGTCCTTTACTACAGTTCCAGCCTGGACCACTATGACAATCCACAGTTTGG CCTTTCTCTGTCAGACAGCTTTGAGCCCCAATCTAAGCGTCATTACCGGCGTATGGTTCTTCCCGTTGGGAAAGAGGCTCTGTCCTGCTCCGGGACCAAACTCAGAGAGAGTGGATATTTACAGCTTGACTCTCAGCCAAGAGCG AGAAATGTGTCCTGGAAGTCAGAGAATAAAAAATCATACAATCCTCACCATCTCAGAGTTTCAG TTGGACGCAGAGAAGAAAGTGGCTACACCGAGGGAATCAATCTACAGCCAAACACTTTCCTACCTTATCACATTAAGATG GACGACGCTCGTAGGATTCAGGAAAGTGTGACGAGGAGTGACTTTCTGCCCAAAGTTTTCCCACAG tgcaGTGAAGCTTTACCAAAACTTTCTTCCCGTGCACTTCGAGACACTGGATTTACAAGAGACACACAGAAACCTCTGACCACTTCA GTGTCTGCGCAGGGTAACTCCAATGAGTCAAATAGACACAAGACCAGATCTCCTTTAGTAAGATGGTCTATTGGACCAATG TCCTCATCTGGATTCATCCTGAATACTCCTAACATCACAAGTCTTTCACACACATCAGTCGACCCTCAACACTTTCTTACGCATTACCAAAGCAA GTTTTGTGATGGATCATCAGTAAAGCATCAAAGAGGAGAATGGATGAAAGGAGGCGTACAGATGCACAGAGAGAGCGGTTACAGCGGACGAGACCGCAACAG GTTTGATCACATCCTAGATTCTTAA